tttgtgaacaatatttgagggaaatggtgatattgtgtatgtggaaaaagttttagatctttgagttcatctcatacaaaatgggagcaaaaccaaaagtgttgcgtttatatttttgttgagtgtgtgtgtatatatatatatatatatatatatataattgtatgTTAACACAATTACCACttatctctctgtgtctgtgttatccATATACTGTAATTATACAGTCAGTAGCAACAGATCAGACCTCAAGAATCAAGTTGATCCGAGGCAGGATATGTCCCATGATACATCTGAGACTGAGCACGACGACCAGTCATCAGTGGAGGAGGTCCAGAAGACTGCTTAtgaacaaaacaagacaaaagaaAAGCAGAGGCACAAAGTGGACCAAAGACCAGAGCAAGACAACAAGAACCAGTCTCAGCAACACCAGACAGCTTTTTTACATCCAGATGAGGGTCAACATGAGGACGAAATGTTCAGAGATTCTGCAGAGCTAGAAGACACAGAGCAGGTGGAGACATTCTTCAGCACAGTGAGTCACAGGTATGAAAATGCTATTCAGGATAGTCACATCCTTTAGGACTATTTACAGTATGAAGTTACTCTTAAAGTATTGACGTGTTAGATTACTGTACTTTTGCTGCCACCTTTGGATTTATTGCAGTTTTTGACTTCACCTAATGTGTGGTAATATTGTGTTAACTTTATGATCATGTTGCATAGAATGAATAAATATTAATGGGTTtggatgattttaactgaaattaTTTCAAGATGTCATGAGTGTTTTACATAAATGTATTCTCTCTTCATAATGTGACACAGAGACCCTCACCTGATATCTGGGTTTGTAAAAactttttgttgacattttacTCTGAATTTCTAATGTATTTCACCTTTTTTTTGTTTCTGAAGCCATGGAAAGTGTTACTAAGCTAACAGTTTGTGTGACATAACATATTGGCCTGAATATAAGATGAGGTTTTGTTCCAGAACAAAAACTTTGAAAAATACAGGGTCATTTTATAATTGCAGACTAAACTTTCATGTCAGGCACAACAACAACAGTAGGTGGCTAAGAGAACCTTGAAAAAACTTTTTGTTCACAACACTATATAACAGCTAAATGAGCTGAAAGGCTGTCTGTGCAGTACAATTTGCACTCATGGTGCTGAATGTTGCTTCTTCAGTTTAATATCACAATCACATCTTTGTAACTTTAACAAGATTACCATAAGGACTAGCATAAAACATTCTAAAATGACAATAAATCCAAATTATTTATCATTACAGTCCTCCCAGAATCCCTTACACTGCTGTTCTAGTAGCGGAGTGAACCCCTCCTGATTGCTGCTACTGCTACGAAGCAAAATTTTTGAATTAAAGCATTTTTAGACCCTCATCACACTAGGTACAAATGAGCATGAGCCAAGCCGAATCTGGCAGAatctaaaatgaaaaaaaaaaaacaaacaacaggaTTCGTGCCACATCTGGTGGGGAGAATAAGAATTGCGGAGGACAGCCGTTCGAATACCCAGACTGCGCTCCCCCCAACTGATTCGTGCATGTGCCGTGTGCATGAGCCTCCGAACACGGTACAAATGTAGGTGGAGTACGGTAATAGTACCTGGATAGCTGCCAGATTCcagtaagaacaataagaatgcaCTTACAAGCTGTACGATTGCGGTCCGATTGCTGTTCGGCAGGATATAATCCAGCAGCACATTCTGGACATTCAGTCGTGACAGAAACATGCCGAAAATCCCTCCGAGCGCGATCACAATGTTACGAATGCCATTTTCATGCCgtccgattgtttagaatgcaATCAGACTGTGGTCAGACAGCACTTTGGCTGCCACTTGGTATTTTTGCCACTTCGACTGCGCaacaaatgttttgaacatgtgcaaaacacgcGAGGCAGCCACACGACTGTGCCTGACTGTTTAGTCTGCGTCCAGAATGCTGTCCGAAGGACGTGACTGCACCTTGAGACCTCCCAAATGTGGATTGAATTTTCATTCAGATGGGATTTGggctcattcagcctctagtgtgaggggggtatataaaaaaaatgtctcCAGATGGAATTTTTCCAAAATTATGTCTTTTGGGGGTTGTCTTATAATCAGGGTCATCTTATATTCGGTCCAATATGGCAGTTTATTGTAATGCTAAGTTAGAAGGCTAGAAGATGATGTAATTAATTTTCTTTATAACATAAGGATCTTACTAGGCCAGTATTCCGTTACAAAATgaaaacttgttttaaaactgaTGGGACCATTTTTGAATGGTAacctaaataaaaataacaatactTTTTAGATACAATGCCAGAAAAGGGTCAGGTTTGTTGAATAACAGAACTgtatgattgtgtgtgtgtgtgtgtgtgtgtgtgtgtgtgtgtgtgtgtgtgtgtgtgtgtgtgtgtgtgtgtgtgtgtgtgtgtgtgtgtgtgtgtgtgtgtgtgtgtgtgtgtgtgtgtgtgtgtgagtgagtgagtgtgagagacTCATGTCTGGTTTGGCCTGTGATAAATGTAaacctttgttttcctgttttctttGATGAAATAAAAGCTGAAGTGGCTAATTTATCTCTAATATATTCTTCTGTTtgaatctgactttttttttttagatttagtgATATAAGACTGGACGACGACAATGGTATCCCTACACAAGATTTTTTGGACTCATGCTATGCAATAGTGCCTGTATTAGGTAGGCCAGTCACTTATAGTCTCTCCTCATTTTAATCTGTTgcttttcctttgtttgcaatcatTTCACCCTGTGTAACTTCAATTTGGAAAACTAAAGCAGCTCAGAAAATTTATgacattttcttttttgttatatGTGCATGTTCTATCAATCACATGGTCCATCGGTTATAAGGAGGCAACTATCTGTCTCAGCTTCATTAACTCTTATTCATGGTCTCAATTTCATGCTGTTTTCTTTTTCAGTGTTTTTTGActgtactacacacacacacacacagacaggaggtCACTGTCCACATATTGACATAGACGCACAAATGTATCTCTCGATTGATAAGTTGTAGGATGTttgagtgattaaaaaaaaaacaaaacaataatcatTGACCGATAAGGCCAACAACAGTTGAAAAGACTCAAGTTTTGTCCACATTGATCGCATTTGTCTGAATTAACAGTTGGTTAGTTGATGTATTAATAGTCAGTGTTTGGTGTTTACCAACATCTGTGGTAAATGGTTTGCCaaacataaataaaaaggtcATTTCTAAATGGGTACAGgttaactcaaaaataataaattccatcactttgtaactcaccaaattaaaagaaaatacgagtccaaatccaatataatttggtgAACCTTAATGCACCAGATCAGCTCAACAAAGCAACATTGTACAATTGTACTAAACAGAGAAGTAAACATGCATGTAGAAGGTGCACCATCCCTGATTCAGATCACAGTAGTAGTCACTATTACATTAGCATGCCCAACATTAAAGACTTCTTAGATGTCTGGAAAAACTGTACTTCATATTAATAATGTCACTTTTGttaaatattatttttctgttgtcatatatttgatcatttttttttaaattgactgtacACTACACAATAACGCAACACATTGCACTGCATTGTGCCAGGATCGTAAAGACATGCACACTATATTACAGTGTGAATGGAGAAACGGCGTATGATCTTGTATGTTTGTGAGATGGGGCCACATctcagcagtttgaacattattcaAAACTTCATCAATGCAACAGGTGTCATATttagggtgaccagatgtcccactttgtgccCAAAATTGAGATGTTTTCTGGAGCTGTTATTGACAGTCAGGCTTCAGTTTTAAAAACGTGTGGTTAAAACATTCATTTTTAAAACATGCATTTCAACACTGAAGTCTGACTGTCAGTAACAATGccagaaaccatctcaatttgggTCACAAAGTGGGACAATCTGGTCACCCTAGTCATATTTCCATTATTACATCATGATGTGCATTGCATGGTGCTACATGCTATTACATTCAGGGGGGCACAGACAGGAAAACACATTGCATATTTGTCTAAAATTATACATTTTCCCATCTCTAAATACCGCAGTAGGTCCACTGGATAATTTGTTTGAGGCGGAGAGACATTTTCATTGTTGAAACACCAAAGCAGGCAAAAAAAGAGGGTGGGGTTAAGGTCTGGTAGTGCATAACTTGTGGTAGATCATGTGAAGGTGTCCAGGACACTCCCAGGGATTCCTGGAGTCGCCACAGATAaaggaagaaaaataaaatacatatagCCCTCTAAATGCTGTTGTATATGCATGACATACAATTCATCCTTGTAGTTTGATTAATTTGTGTGTTTGAGATAAATAATTATATAGTTTTGGTAGTGCATCTGGTCATTCATTCCCACCTTTGGGGAAAGACTGGTCGGTTCGGTCTCCAAACATTTATCTCTGAGTGTATAAAACCTTTATGTGCTCACTAAATGtagtgtattttctggactagaagtcacttttcttttttttttttactttactagTTTGACAGGTCCTGTGACCACCTTGTTTTCCAAAGTGACTTAATGAAAAAATACTGTATTGTAATGTATGGCCACACGATGGCACAGTCTATACACATGAgcagctgctcctgtatactgaatgagGTGCTGCTATTCACACTTGGGAGCAGAAGCTGGCAGTAACACATTAACCTGGATGCCAACTGCCACAAAACAAGAAGAATAaggtgtgaatgagacagatattCGGTGTCTTAGAGAAAAAGTAAATAtaagaaatcatgctctcaaactgaaagaccacgcaCTGGAATAAAAACAGGAAATATAATTTTCACATTATTAGGAACAATATTTGTTTGAACTGTGTgagacaacaagaacagcaatGGCAGGTCAGCAAGCCAAACCTAAGGTAAGTGTTTGTCTGATAAATAAATAATGCGCCATGTTTTCAAACTTTAATTACATTGTAGCTTTACCTCATCAATGACTGTCTCTTTAGCAGCTAAAAGAAGCAGTTGTATAATTAGTCTTACAATAAGgttaattagcccattagcttctgctcactaacaTGTTATCATGCAAACTAATATTTGCATTATAACTAAATAATGCCcggttaaattaattttgcttcttttgACAAGAAGTGGtagcaccatgtttcaaaaataaatgcaacttatatACCAGTGCGACTtgtagtccagaaaatacggtatatccGTGTTTGCTGTCACctacataaacacaataaaaacatttatCGCTGTCTTTCATTGGCTCATTGACCTTAGTGCACACTCACTTTAGCACAGAGCATCATGTGCGCACAAAGTAATCAAAATATAGGAACAAATTGTATCTTTTGTACATGCAGTTGCATTTCAAGTGCTCAAATGTGGTCTTGAACTATATTGCTGCATCACATTGTATCAGGGAGAGTATGGctggtgtcgctgactgaacgccccccccccccccccctaaaaattggtctgctttttgcatctgcgcatgcgtcattagctgcggttcatgAATTAAAACctcatttttgcttaaaactggacTCCAGtcttcatctatctcagtgacagatatctgaagcttttgtacaacaatcatttccacattaattgagcattatttcatcatataaagtggcggaagcgatcagagcaccacggctaaacgagctgctagctgatgcgttcaccacacgtcggccatttcaaagcgtcacgcaATTTTGCtgactttctgcttaaaacagccttgtttctgcttaaaactgacttcagaatgatttaagaggttttacctttatcatttgatggttaataatcccattaatccatttgatcgctttgggtaaagagactgtcttagacgagcggcagagctccgaaatgacacatgcagatgcaaaaggcggactaatttttaggggcagaccgaacagtctgcgacaccggcttaATGTCAGTTTGTAGtttgcacagacacacaaaaaaattcatcTTTCTATTTTAACACCCTTTTCAGAATTTTATTTTCAAATGAAGCACCACTCTGATGGTGACTCATTGCTTAAACAATGACTACAGCTAAAAGAACTTATTAAAATAGGACATTAAATATATGTACTTCATCAGCTACTAAAAAATGATCCTGGATTCTCTCTCCTCAGACAAGCTGGGGTCAACAGTGTTCGCACCAGTTAAAATGGATTTTGTTGGAAATATAAAGGTATGTTACTGCTAATCATGTTGCTGTTCAACAAAATTTAATTACACATGTGACTAATGTGGAAAGTGTGTTACTCAACCTATGTAATTTAAAACTTCACTTTGATATCAGAGAGCTACTTGTTTTAATTTGTACAATAATGCATGACGAGGGCTGGGCGATATACGTAAACACAATTTTTACAACTTTTTttggtttaattttgtttttgtcgGTTAGGAAAAATAAAACAAGGATGAACTACAAACAGCAATATaaaaaatttacttaaaaaaatccaaattaaacAATTTCATATCTTGCTGATGTAACGTTTATTATGTTAGAGCCTGCAGGCATTtagagaaacaggaaaaaaaggcATGTAGATACTTTAAAGTAAGACTacaaaatatcaaaattatctcAAGCTAACAAGTACACAACTTACCAGACATGAAGGTTTTAATAATTTTATCTTTACAGTTTGGACCATTGTGACCTTTGTGCAAAATAATGCACAAgtattacataaataaataacagcacaACTTCAGTGTAAATTTTTCAGGAGTGAACATCCCAGAAttaaacacaaacacattcatgtaAAATATATTTGGACAACATTTGAATTTTACTGTTTACACAAATGACCAAACCTCCATTTGTCAACAAACCAAAGTGTTTCCCTTCAGATTTCAGTTTGTCTGTAGTCTTGGTTTTTCAAGTGGCCCTGTCACAGGtgatttaaaacaaacaacaaaaaactaaacttTCAGAGGGGATGCCTGctgcttttggcaaactccaggtgggctgccatgtgccttttactaaggagtgacttccgtctggtCACTAAACCATACAGgtttgattgatggattgctgcagagatggttgtcctggaaggttctcctctctgtagaggaatgctggagctctgacagtgtgaccgtcgggttcttggtcacctccctgactaaggaccttctcccctgatcactcagtttagatgggcggccagctctaggaagagtcctggtgatctgaatttcttccatttacagatgatggaggccactgtgttcatgggGACCTTCaacgcagcagaaatgtttctgtacccttccccagatttgtatctTGAGACAATactgtttcagaggtctacagacaatacatgacttcatgtttggtttgtgctctgacatgcactgtcaactgtcagaccgtatatgtagacaggtgtgtgtctttccagatcatgtccaatcaactgaatttacctcaggtggactccagttaagctgtagaaacatctcaaggatgatcagtggaaacaggatgcacctgagctcaattttgagcttcatgccaaaggctgttaatacttatgtacatgtcatttcttaggtgttttatttttaataaatttgtagaactctccaaaaacttttttcacattctttatagggtgttgtgagtagaattttgaggaaaaaatgaattaaatccattttggaataaggctgtaatataacaaaatgtggaaaaaatgaagcgctctgaatattttctggatgtactgtatcgCCCGTCTCAGTTGGCACAGGTTATCTGTACATTTTTACTGGTACATACATCAGTGTAACCACACCATGATGACTTGATCTTGCTTATCCACATCATCTTTCTTTACGGTGGTTAAGTTTGTCAAACTGTTAATTTTCTCTTGCAGGTTCTTAATTTTTCTaccatatttgtttatttttggaacAACTGTttatatcgcccagccctacgtATGACCCCAGATGTACCTTCATAATTAAGTACATtaactatttatttattcatttgaagGCATGTGATATAGGACAGCCAATAAGATTTCAGAGTATTTGTGCCTTAAACCTGCAGAAAATACACCAGAAGCTGATGTCGGACCCTGACAGATTCCCAACGCTACAGTCCATTGTGATGCACGAAGTGGAGACCAACGTGGCACAGGTGCGGAACTCAGCCACCGAGGCTCTGCTGTGGCTCCGACGAGGTCTAAAGTTCCTCATGGAGTTTCTGTCAGAAATCAACGCAGGGGAACAAGACATCCATGGAGCCCTCAGTGAGTCCAAACTCTGTAAAGATGGACACGCAGATGTATGTGCATAGAAATTTAAGTTGCATTAAGCAAAATCATGACATGTCTTCAATCCAGACAATGCTTATGGAAAGACCCTTCGTCAGTACCACGGATGGGTGGTGCGAGGTGTATTTGCTGTAGGTATTTGTCACTTAAAGCTCTTTTGATCCATGTTGTGCTTGAAGTGATGGGTGGTGGTCTTTGTTTTCTCTCCCAGTTGGCCTTGAGAGCTGCTCCAACGTATCAAAGTTTCACCGCTGCCTTAGTATCCAAAGAGGGTGATGAGCTGAAGAGTGGCTTCAGCAGCAGCATGCACAGGGATCTCAGCAGGTATCTGCCCGCCATGCAAAAGCAGCTGACCATTCTGGATGCCCTGTATGAGGAATACGACCTGGAGTCTGATGAAGTTGTCTGAAACTTCAGCAAAGGGATGATCTCATCAAAGAGCAGCACAGAACCTGAGGGGGGGCGTCTGAATAAGCGGCTGGCTGCTTGTAGAAAGGTAACACAAGCACATTGTGTACAAACCGGTGTGGCCACATCAGCCGTGAGGTTTTTGCAGCACTTCTTTAAACAGAACGAGCTGTAAAGTTCAAAGACGTTTAGGGTTTAGATGTTTTAGGAGCACACAGTTGGGCAAAGTATCTGCGTGTATCGGAGAGTGCAGGAATGCCGCTATGCATCAACAATTTGTTCTTGCCACACATTCTGTCACTATGGCTTTTTATGTACTCAGGTGctttaaagctacactgtgtaggAGTGTTAGTAGAATTGgactatagcattcataaccatctgtttgtaatacatgggagcgggccccctgctggaggctgccatgttgcaccgcACAGTAAGCCATATTTTGttaaatatttgtaataaaatgcgcaGAAATGACAAACATGATCGAGTCTGAAGCGGCTAGCAGCCACTCCTAACAGCCTTTGTTAGCAATGCTTGGCTGGAACACACTAGCTGTCGCTCAAAGAGACCACGCGCCCAATGAGTCAtaaatttatggcttaaaatatcttaaactaatgagttatatttaaagaaattccacccctgtacagttgtcattttGTTATCCaaattgtaaacatgtttatttctgctataaAGTTGGGGATTTCAAGATGGGGGTCTGCGGGGCATGGCCCTTTTGTAGCTAGCCTCAAATAGCCATTTAAGGAAATCCGAGATTTTGTCGCTTCATTTAACAAGACCGGATGTTGGGGTTTGGCCACTCCGCTATGTTGATGTAGTACCTAAAAGGGAGATACTTAACTTTGCCTTTTGCATTTCGCATTGTGGTCAGATGACTGAAGAGTAAAGCGGAGGAATCAGTAGTTGCTCCCCTATGTACTGTCTGCTGGTTGCTTGTGCTGACTAACAAGTTTAAGAGCCTCATTTTTGGGAAatagaggatcatacatattgcttagcACAAGAGAAGaggagggagcatgaatccctgtcaccaaagaagcaaaaacacaaAGGGAAACTACAGTGACTGGTAACGGCGTAATGCACCTCACCaccagatgacactaaatcctccacactgcagctttaaagtcCACAACCACAGGGCTTTGCTATTTTCACCAGATCATTTGGACTGATGAGAAAGCAAAGAAATTTATTCAACATTgtttattcagatttttttttttcttggattgATGAAACAGGGTGATTACACtggtcaaccaaaaaaaaaaaaaaaatcttgcatagactttgagaactgatttacgcTAATTTTGGATGCTGAACCCGAATCTGAGTTCAGATTTCCtccatcacatcatgttttttttttgcagcctgCATGTTCCGCATTGATGAATTACGTAAAACCTAGTTAGTAAAACATAGTTTTTAAACAAGGTactcaaaatgtgaacaagagccgtaatatactttatggtgctgaagaggtgtgtgagactgcagcttttgcttcagtgcttgatgcaagaaatatgttttcatatctcaataatgtgatgtgattgacaaaaactaacaccagatttggattcagcgccACCAAATTTACCAAAATCCCTTGaagaactccatgcaagaaaaatcatgttgaccagtgtaatcgaTGTACTTCAGTAAGTTACAGAACTGCACCACCAGCTAACTTTAAATGTACCTATGGGGAAAAAAACTTGCACTGTTTTAGAATTCATGATCAATACTTAATGTTATTTCTCACTTTGGAATTTGAATCAAAATGTAATATTTATTATTCTGTTTTACATTGCGAGTTTTTGCTCTGGAGACTTTCCGTGGGACCAAAAAGGAACAGCCATGAACGTGGCTTTAGTTTCCCCTGCCAGCCACAATACTGAAAACTAAACTACTGGATCCAACATGAAGATTCTGACGAGCAGCAGAATATTTATGTGGACATCCTCTGCACAAACCTATGCATTGTTTGCATTTCCATATTTATTAAAGACTTAAGTTATAAATGTCATGTTGAAGTGGATGAAATTATATCAaggctgtgataaaaaaaaaaagaaaacaacaaatgtgGCTAGCCACAGGACATGTTTAGtgattgcatgatttttttttttctctctctctcatatataatGCAGGTGCCAACAATAGAAAATGGGCCATAAACTGTATTACTAATCCCAAAATTATTGATTAAAGTTATAATGCATTGCTCCTTATTCATAACTGTATGTGAAAATAATGCACTGTAAGTGTAACTGCATTCTGGATTTTATAGTTTTCCACTGTACTTGCTTATGATGTCAGTTCACCAAGTGGAATTTAGAATTTTTGGCTATAGAGTTACTGAGCCATTCAAACACCTCAAGAACatcctcattgggcttttttgTGTGTCTATACAACAAAACACCACATAGTATTTTGATAGTAGTCTGGAGTTGTAGTGAATAAGTGCAAATTTATTTGAAGTTGAGACTGTATAATAGACTGATTTCCAGTTGTCTGTTCTTTTAAGTGCTAATTCTTAAAACATGCTTTTGTATCTTACTCGTACTGAAACTAGGTTTTCCTCTTAATGTGTATAAACTGTATTTTAGATAATAAATACTCTAAATTGTGCTTGTGTATGATAAATATTGTTACCAATGTGAATTTTACAGAGACAATATAGTGTATACATTTAATTACTGGAACCCTCAAAGACTCCCGTAGTTTCTGTTtccagcatgcacacacacacacacacacacatatatatatatatatatatatatatacacagtatgcaaacgtttgggcacccctaataattttcataattttcctttataaatcatcggttgtctggatcagaaattttaaatatatagcagacaaacacactaatAACATGGGAGCGtctaaacaacaaaacaaagattgttcaacatcatggtttaggggaaggatacaaaaagccatctcagagatttcagctgtcagtttccactgtgaggaacataagtgaggaaatggaagactacaggcacagtactagttaaggcctgaagtggcaggccaagaaaaatctcagataagctgaagtgaagaatggtgaaaacagtcatagtcaacccacagacctgctccaaagacctacaacatgatcttgctgcagatagtgtctctgtgcattgttcaactatacagcgcattttgcacaaagagatgctgtatgatgctgtaatgcagaggaagccttttctgcatacacgccacagagtcgcttgaggtatgctaaagcacattttgaCAAGCCAGCTTCTttttgaaataaggtgctgtggactgatgaaaataaaattattatttttatttagacataacaaggggcggtatgcatggctgaaaaagaacacagcattccaagaaaaacacttgctaccgacagtaaaatctggaggtggttccatcatgctgtgtggctgtgtgaccattgcaggtactgggaatcttgttaaatttgagggtcacatg
The Thalassophryne amazonica chromosome 7, fThaAma1.1, whole genome shotgun sequence genome window above contains:
- the plekha8 gene encoding pleckstrin homology domain-containing family A member 8 isoform X2, which produces MEGMLYKWTNYISGWQPRWFVLDGGTLSYYDSQEDAWKGCKGSLKISVCEIQVHSSDSTRVDLNIPGEQYFYLKAINAAERQKWLVALGTAKACLTDNRTKREKELQENTEALKTKMSELRLYCDLLLQQVNKIKENDEQGHTAETGIDTGTMVKSTCTTFLKTLEECMHIANRTFGADIVTPPGSPPVAAVKPQKVNSRSQNMSEKWSDLPEASQEKVSQENQSLDSETVGLDVQDSQETVSSNRSDLKNQVDPRQDMSHDTSETEHDDQSSVEEVQKTAYEQNKTKEKQRHKVDQRPEQDNKNQSQQHQTAFLHPDEGQHEDEMFRDSAELEDTEQVETFFSTVSHRFSDIRLDDDNGIPTQDFLDSCYAIVPVLDKLGSTVFAPVKMDFVGNIKKIHQKLMSDPDRFPTLQSIVMHEVETNVAQVRNSATEALLWLRRGLKFLMEFLSEINAGEQDIHGALNNAYGKTLRQYHGWVVRGVFALALRAAPTYQSFTAALVSKEGDELKSGFSSSMHRDLSRYLPAMQKQLTILDALYEEYDLESDEVV
- the plekha8 gene encoding pleckstrin homology domain-containing family A member 8 isoform X1, translated to MEGMLYKWTNYISGWQPRWFVLDGGTLSYYDSQEDAWKGCKGSLKISVCEIQVHSSDSTRVDLNIPGEQYFYLKAINAAERQKWLVALGTAKACLTDNRTKREKELQENTEALKTKMSELRLYCDLLLQQVNKIKENDEQGHTAETGIDTGTMVKSTCTTFLKTLEECMHIANRTFGADIVTPPGSPPVAAVKPQKVNSRSQNMSEKWSDLPEASQEKVSQENQSLDSETVGLDVQDSQEHHPFFAVSSNRSDLKNQVDPRQDMSHDTSETEHDDQSSVEEVQKTAYEQNKTKEKQRHKVDQRPEQDNKNQSQQHQTAFLHPDEGQHEDEMFRDSAELEDTEQVETFFSTVSHRFSDIRLDDDNGIPTQDFLDSCYAIVPVLDKLGSTVFAPVKMDFVGNIKKIHQKLMSDPDRFPTLQSIVMHEVETNVAQVRNSATEALLWLRRGLKFLMEFLSEINAGEQDIHGALNNAYGKTLRQYHGWVVRGVFALALRAAPTYQSFTAALVSKEGDELKSGFSSSMHRDLSRYLPAMQKQLTILDALYEEYDLESDEVV